The following are from one region of the Rhodopirellula sp. P2 genome:
- a CDS encoding tetratricopeptide repeat protein → MNKISEETLQRAWLAHLSGEPDQVIQLLASDNVLTQTHDDIEPAVLLGLALHECGRTLEAADAIEKASLLGPIPDDARIALASCYAQLRRIDLARELYLELALSRRLDADLMLKVAAGLSAIDSPQLAMKVCEWITEKDDSVGQAYYDMGVYSARCGNALYISEALTRRALQLDAGNFHYRVGLASLLIQLQRDGEALELALTFTLDQLQHATCFSCLQRIADLLNRHQHTDLAVACQERSDVLRAARATNPIH, encoded by the coding sequence ATGAACAAGATCTCGGAAGAAACTCTGCAACGCGCCTGGCTCGCTCATCTCAGCGGCGAACCCGATCAAGTCATTCAGCTGCTCGCGTCAGACAATGTCCTGACGCAAACGCATGATGACATCGAGCCCGCCGTTCTGCTCGGACTGGCGCTGCATGAATGCGGGCGCACGCTGGAAGCGGCTGACGCGATTGAAAAAGCCAGCTTGCTTGGGCCGATCCCCGATGATGCACGGATCGCGTTGGCATCGTGTTATGCCCAACTTCGCCGCATCGACTTGGCTCGGGAGTTGTACCTGGAACTCGCACTCAGCCGACGATTGGACGCCGACCTGATGCTGAAGGTTGCCGCTGGCCTGTCAGCAATCGATTCGCCTCAACTGGCCATGAAAGTCTGCGAGTGGATCACCGAGAAAGACGACTCGGTCGGGCAAGCCTACTACGACATGGGCGTGTACTCGGCTCGGTGTGGCAACGCGTTGTACATCAGCGAAGCGTTGACACGCCGTGCCCTGCAACTCGACGCAGGCAACTTCCACTACCGAGTCGGGCTGGCGTCGCTGCTGATTCAACTGCAGCGTGACGGGGAGGCACTTGAGCTCGCGCTCACTTTCACCCTGGATCAACTCCAACACGCAACATGCTTCAGTTGTCTGCAACGAATTGCAGACCTGTTGAACCGTCATCAACACACTGATTTGGCAGTCGCTTGCCAGGAACGGTCCGATGTCCTGCGAGCCGCACGCGCCACCAACCCGATTCACTGA
- a CDS encoding tetratricopeptide repeat protein — protein sequence MNDSLSFAQLEFEAGRFRLAIQFAQYAVAQSPDDTDALTLLGMASLCACEVNEGIDALERAALLRPLPRAVQIELAIAYGSAGSRTLSKDLLMSIATSGKVSSSELLRIAAGLEAIDQPRLAMEACRQAGILNPERPEVHFQMGYYAEQCGHPAEICESLIRHAIGLDPRNVHFRIGLASLLIRLSRQDDAITVLASVIPDRLDDVHCQCCLKRIANLFFDADDVPRARLCASRLKKLSRRDSVPQQNHSV from the coding sequence ATGAACGATTCACTTTCCTTCGCTCAGCTCGAATTCGAAGCGGGCCGCTTCAGGCTTGCCATTCAGTTCGCTCAATACGCTGTGGCCCAATCCCCGGACGACACGGACGCTCTGACACTACTGGGGATGGCCAGCCTTTGTGCTTGCGAAGTGAATGAGGGCATCGATGCCCTCGAACGTGCCGCGCTGCTGAGACCACTGCCCCGCGCTGTTCAGATTGAACTGGCGATCGCATACGGGTCGGCGGGAAGTCGCACACTCTCGAAAGATTTGCTGATGTCCATTGCGACCTCGGGCAAGGTCAGCAGTTCCGAACTCCTTCGAATCGCGGCGGGCCTGGAGGCGATCGACCAACCGCGATTGGCCATGGAAGCCTGTCGCCAAGCTGGCATTTTGAACCCTGAACGGCCCGAAGTTCATTTCCAAATGGGTTACTACGCCGAACAATGCGGGCATCCGGCGGAGATCTGTGAATCACTGATCCGACACGCCATCGGACTGGATCCACGCAACGTTCACTTTCGAATCGGCCTGGCGTCACTCTTGATCCGACTGTCCCGCCAAGACGACGCCATCACGGTTCTTGCGTCCGTGATCCCTGATCGCCTGGACGACGTCCACTGCCAGTGCTGCCTCAAGCGCATCGCGAACCTGTTCTTCGACGCCGACGATGTCCCACGAGCACGCTTGTGCGCGTCGCGACTAAAAAAACTGTCGCGGCGAGACTCGGTGCCTCAACAAAATCACAGCGTGTGA
- a CDS encoding Na+/H+ antiporter subunit E, with translation MRYAFWLTFALIATWLLWSGHFDNPFLLGLGALSVLVSLTISLRMKIVDEEGAPAQLGIRPFVSYAPWLAKEIVQSNLAVAKIILSRKMKLKRNLLTITSHQKCELGRVILANSITLTPGTVSVQMEGDKILIHGLNLEETEEDMSGEMDERICRLEKSK, from the coding sequence GTGAGATACGCGTTTTGGCTCACCTTCGCATTGATTGCGACCTGGCTGCTCTGGTCAGGACACTTTGACAACCCGTTCTTGCTTGGACTCGGGGCGTTGTCGGTGCTGGTCAGTCTCACCATCTCGTTGCGGATGAAGATCGTCGACGAAGAAGGGGCTCCCGCTCAGTTGGGCATCCGGCCATTTGTGTCCTATGCACCTTGGTTGGCCAAGGAAATTGTCCAGAGCAACTTGGCCGTCGCAAAGATCATCTTGTCTCGCAAGATGAAGCTCAAACGCAATCTGCTCACGATCACATCGCATCAAAAGTGCGAACTCGGCCGCGTCATTCTGGCGAACTCCATCACGCTGACCCCCGGTACCGTTTCGGTGCAAATGGAAGGCGACAAGATCTTGATCCACGGTTTGAATCTCGAAGAGACCGAGGAAGACATGTCCGGTGAAATGGACGAACGCATCTGCCGTTTGGAGAAATCCAAGTGA
- a CDS encoding monovalent cation/H+ antiporter complex subunit F, whose amino-acid sequence MLPNGVLSMMLAASEAATHAAHSTSGRGHASSSDLHEMLNYSSHAFHLSPTHHVMMATSAAVLITMTLALIRAMAGPTVFDRVLALNMFGTKTVLFICVVSFVTARTDFLDLALLYSLMNFIGMVALLRFTQYRSFGEEPA is encoded by the coding sequence ATGCTTCCCAACGGCGTGTTGTCAATGATGTTGGCCGCCAGCGAAGCCGCGACCCACGCGGCTCATTCCACTTCAGGACGTGGCCACGCCAGTTCCTCGGATCTGCATGAGATGCTGAATTATTCGTCGCATGCGTTCCATCTGAGTCCGACGCACCACGTGATGATGGCCACCTCGGCGGCCGTGTTGATCACGATGACGCTGGCACTGATTCGCGCGATGGCCGGGCCAACGGTGTTCGACCGAGTGCTGGCACTGAACATGTTCGGAACCAAAACGGTGTTGTTCATTTGCGTGGTCAGCTTCGTGACCGCACGCACGGATTTCCTCGATCTCGCACTGCTTTACAGCCTGATGAATTTCATCGGCATGGTCGCTTTGCTGCGTTTCACTCAGTATCGCAGCTTCGGTGAGGAACCCGCCTGA
- the mnhG gene encoding monovalent cation/H(+) antiporter subunit G, translating to MIALEIASWFFLIAGAIFSIIGGIGIIRLPEFFSRMHGGGITDTMGAGLILIGLLCLAGPTLIAVKLLSILFFLTITSPSSCHALAHSALIHGVKPELDVKQNSNRTINPPAAPRDGDVS from the coding sequence ATGATCGCATTGGAAATCGCAAGCTGGTTCTTTCTCATCGCAGGAGCCATCTTCTCCATCATTGGTGGGATCGGCATCATTCGCTTGCCCGAGTTTTTCTCTCGGATGCACGGTGGTGGCATCACGGACACGATGGGTGCTGGGTTGATCCTGATCGGGCTGCTGTGCTTAGCGGGCCCCACCTTGATCGCCGTCAAACTGCTGTCCATTCTGTTTTTCTTGACCATCACCAGCCCCAGTTCCTGTCACGCACTGGCTCACTCGGCACTGATTCACGGTGTCAAACCCGAGCTGGACGTCAAACAGAACTCCAACCGCACAATCAACCCGCCCGCCGCCCCGCGTGATGGAGACGTCTCATGA
- a CDS encoding DUF4040 domain-containing protein, whose translation MNWVVFVILALLALTAVTVARLRQLWAAVMFTGIYSFLSASWMMILDAPDVAFTEAAVGAGISTVLMLSTLALTGEQEQPTKRSPLVPLLVVTITGGALIYGTLDMPHYGDPNAIVHLHPDPSFVERSLEDMHGLPNVVTALLASYRGYDTLGETTVVLTAGIAVLLILRRDEMERPAIASRAKRRKRKASA comes from the coding sequence ATGAACTGGGTCGTCTTTGTCATTTTGGCGCTGCTGGCACTGACCGCCGTGACCGTCGCTCGATTGCGACAGTTGTGGGCGGCAGTGATGTTCACCGGCATTTACAGTTTTCTCAGTGCATCCTGGATGATGATCCTGGATGCACCCGACGTGGCGTTCACGGAAGCCGCCGTGGGTGCGGGCATCTCCACCGTTTTGATGCTCAGCACACTGGCCCTCACCGGCGAACAAGAACAACCGACCAAACGGTCGCCCCTGGTTCCTCTGTTGGTGGTCACGATCACCGGCGGCGCACTGATCTACGGCACCTTGGACATGCCGCACTACGGCGACCCCAACGCGATCGTGCATCTGCACCCAGACCCGTCGTTTGTCGAGCGGTCCCTGGAAGACATGCACGGTTTGCCCAACGTGGTGACGGCGCTGCTGGCGTCGTACCGGGGCTATGACACGCTTGGAGAAACCACCGTTGTTCTGACAGCTGGAATCGCGGTGCTGCTGATTTTGCGTCGCGACGAGATGGAACGTCCCGCGATCGCAAGCCGAGCCAAACGACGCAAACGGAAGGCCAGCGCATGA
- a CDS encoding Na(+)/H(+) antiporter subunit B, whose translation MIKFPIIRVITKLLIPYILLFAFYVQFHGDYGPGGGFQAGVIFASGLILYGLVFGLDAIKRVAPPIVIEKLMALGVLVYAGTGFATMLLGGNFLDYDVLEHSFNHQYLPGGQHLGIFVVEVGVGITVTSVMTMIFYAFASRSRFV comes from the coding sequence ATGATCAAGTTCCCCATCATTCGCGTGATCACCAAACTGCTGATCCCGTACATCTTGCTGTTCGCATTTTATGTTCAGTTCCACGGTGACTACGGACCGGGCGGCGGCTTCCAAGCCGGGGTGATCTTTGCCTCCGGGTTGATTCTGTACGGATTGGTCTTCGGACTCGATGCGATCAAACGGGTCGCTCCCCCGATCGTGATCGAAAAGCTGATGGCCCTGGGCGTGTTGGTCTACGCCGGCACCGGCTTCGCCACCATGCTGCTGGGCGGCAACTTTTTGGACTACGACGTTTTGGAACACTCCTTCAATCACCAGTACCTGCCCGGTGGACAACACCTGGGAATCTTCGTGGTGGAAGTCGGCGTGGGAATCACAGTGACCTCGGTGATGACGATGATCTTTTATGCCTTCGCCAGCCGGAGTCGATTCGTATGA
- a CDS encoding sodium:proton antiporter, protein MNGPAMEQVTGLYNYWIVIVLMMTGFYIVLARRNLIKSVIGLNIFQTSVFLLYVTMGKVRGGTAPIIPPEVAAAQAEAMHASGHAEQATHALGTVSEEIVGSHAAHADLPGAEIIYSNPLPSVLMLTAIVVGIATTALALALVVRIREDYGTIEEDRILEIDRADGLPDDDDEDQWIDAEAHSLAGSSPDNPTDSESVN, encoded by the coding sequence ATGAACGGTCCAGCCATGGAACAAGTCACAGGGCTTTACAACTACTGGATCGTGATTGTCTTGATGATGACCGGGTTTTACATCGTGCTGGCACGACGCAACCTGATCAAATCCGTCATCGGGCTGAACATCTTCCAAACCTCGGTCTTTTTGCTCTACGTGACGATGGGCAAAGTCCGCGGCGGAACCGCCCCGATCATCCCGCCAGAAGTCGCGGCAGCACAGGCCGAAGCCATGCACGCTTCCGGTCATGCTGAGCAGGCGACGCACGCCCTGGGAACCGTCTCGGAAGAAATCGTGGGTTCACACGCCGCGCACGCGGATCTGCCGGGAGCTGAAATCATTTACTCCAACCCCTTGCCCAGCGTGCTGATGCTAACGGCGATCGTGGTTGGCATTGCCACCACCGCACTCGCATTGGCCCTGGTCGTTCGAATCCGCGAAGACTACGGGACGATTGAAGAAGATCGAATCTTGGAAATCGATCGCGCCGACGGATTGCCGGATGACGACGACGAAGATCAATGGATCGATGCAGAGGCTCATTCACTGGCCGGGAGTTCCCCTGACAACCCCACCGATTCGGAGTCAGTGAATTGA
- a CDS encoding monovalent cation/H+ antiporter subunit D family protein yields MTEHLPILLIVLPLVAAPLCVILHQRTAAYALALLVSWITFAISIALVAQVNETGVIRYNLGGWAPPYGIEYLVDSLSSFVMMFVSGIGAIVLVYAPKSVDDEIARSKHYLFYATYLLCLTGLLGMCVTGDLFNVFVFLEISSLSSYALISLGKTRRAPLAAFQYLILGSIGATFILIGIGLLYQMTGTLNMADIAARVPHEEGPRTVLVAFSFLVIGLCVKMAVFPLHTWLPNAYTYAPSVVTCFIAATATKVSVYAFIRVIFGIITPGFAFDYLPLDTELTILALVGIFVASTAAIYQANVKRLLAYSSVAQIGYMILGISMATPGGLTAGIVHMFNHALIKGGLFMIVGCFALRLGSVKLEDWKGAGKTMPWTSLGWAIGGLALIGVPVTAGFISKWLLLTAAMEKGMWPVAVLMLFSSLLAVVYVWRVVETLYFSEPTAKVLQAKEAPLGMLIPTYVVLAGTFVFGVWTTYSADLAAAAAAGLLGVTP; encoded by the coding sequence TTGACGGAACATCTCCCGATCCTATTGATTGTGTTGCCGCTGGTCGCGGCTCCACTGTGCGTGATTCTGCATCAACGAACGGCCGCCTACGCTCTCGCCTTGCTGGTCAGCTGGATCACGTTTGCGATTTCGATCGCGTTGGTCGCGCAAGTCAACGAAACCGGAGTCATCCGGTACAACCTGGGTGGCTGGGCGCCGCCCTATGGCATCGAATACCTGGTCGATTCTCTGTCATCGTTTGTGATGATGTTTGTCTCGGGAATCGGTGCGATCGTGCTGGTCTACGCCCCCAAGTCCGTTGATGACGAAATCGCTCGCTCCAAACACTATCTGTTCTACGCAACGTATCTGTTGTGCTTGACCGGATTGCTGGGCATGTGCGTGACCGGTGACCTTTTCAACGTCTTTGTGTTCTTGGAAATTTCATCGCTGTCCTCCTACGCCTTGATCAGCCTGGGAAAAACCAGGCGTGCTCCGCTGGCTGCGTTTCAATATCTGATTCTCGGCAGCATCGGTGCGACCTTCATTTTGATTGGCATTGGGTTGCTGTATCAGATGACCGGCACGCTCAACATGGCCGACATCGCCGCCCGCGTGCCGCACGAGGAAGGTCCCCGAACAGTCTTGGTCGCCTTCAGCTTTTTGGTCATCGGGTTGTGCGTCAAAATGGCGGTGTTTCCGCTGCACACTTGGTTGCCCAACGCTTACACCTACGCACCGTCCGTGGTGACCTGCTTCATTGCGGCGACCGCCACCAAGGTTTCGGTGTACGCGTTCATTCGAGTGATCTTCGGAATCATCACCCCCGGTTTCGCGTTTGATTACTTGCCGCTCGACACAGAGCTGACCATCTTGGCTTTGGTGGGCATCTTTGTCGCCTCGACGGCCGCCATCTACCAAGCCAACGTCAAACGCTTGCTGGCTTATTCCAGCGTGGCTCAAATCGGTTACATGATCCTTGGAATCAGCATGGCGACCCCGGGTGGCCTGACCGCTGGCATCGTCCACATGTTCAATCATGCTTTGATCAAAGGTGGGTTGTTCATGATTGTCGGCTGCTTCGCCTTGCGACTGGGCAGCGTCAAACTCGAAGACTGGAAGGGTGCCGGCAAAACCATGCCCTGGACATCGCTCGGCTGGGCGATCGGCGGCTTGGCATTGATCGGTGTCCCCGTGACGGCAGGCTTCATCAGCAAATGGTTGCTGTTGACCGCCGCAATGGAAAAAGGCATGTGGCCCGTCGCGGTTCTGATGCTGTTCAGTTCGTTGCTGGCCGTGGTCTATGTGTGGCGCGTGGTTGAAACGTTGTACTTCAGTGAACCCACTGCCAAAGTCCTGCAGGCCAAGGAGGCTCCGCTGGGAATGTTGATCCCCACCTACGTCGTCTTGGCGGGAACGTTTGTGTTTGGTGTCTGGACCACCTACTCGGCCGATCTGGCCGCCGCAGCAGCCGCCGGATTGCTGGGAGTCACCCCATGA
- a CDS encoding proton-conducting transporter transmembrane domain-containing protein, whose product MTDSMQIWVSLLLPLIAYVLLTLTGKSPNVREGCTLTVATILFLLTCRLSSDVFAGARPEWTWGEWLPGFQIAFQVEPLGMLFALVASGLWILTTIYAIGYMRGHNEGNQTRFYGCFAFAIFAALAAAYAKNLFTLFVAYEIMTISTYPLVTHHGNEEARNGGRVYLGILLSTSIAFFMLAIAWTYTLAGTLDFTVGGILAGPVADEKISTVGLGILLALFAFGIGKAALMPFHRWLPAAMVAPTPVSALLHAVAVVKVGVFSVLKVVVYVFGLDLLTGSGVNLWLAYVAGFSLVVASLVAMTKDNLKARLAYSTIGQLAYITLGAFLATPSSIIGGGMHIAMHAVGKITLFFCAGAIYVGAHKKNISDMRGLGRQMPFTFGAFLLASISIIGLPPGGGAWSKWFLAVGTVETHQYLLTAALMFSSLLNIAYLIPIPMLAFMGKPKAEDATGHDSDDHDSDHHAPTVGIHEAPMMCVVPLCITAIGSVALFFAADWIYEALLPITQTPNS is encoded by the coding sequence ATGACCGATTCCATGCAAATTTGGGTGTCGTTGCTGCTGCCGCTGATCGCGTATGTCTTGCTGACTCTGACCGGCAAATCGCCGAATGTTCGCGAAGGCTGCACGCTGACCGTCGCCACCATTCTGTTTTTGTTGACCTGCCGATTGTCCAGCGATGTGTTCGCGGGAGCACGTCCGGAATGGACTTGGGGCGAATGGCTGCCCGGGTTCCAGATCGCCTTCCAAGTCGAACCGCTGGGAATGTTGTTCGCCCTCGTTGCCTCGGGACTTTGGATCCTGACCACGATCTACGCGATCGGCTACATGCGTGGGCACAACGAAGGCAACCAAACTCGATTTTACGGCTGCTTTGCCTTCGCCATTTTCGCGGCACTGGCTGCCGCGTACGCGAAGAACCTGTTCACGTTGTTTGTGGCTTACGAGATCATGACGATCTCGACCTACCCCTTGGTGACTCACCACGGCAATGAAGAAGCTCGCAACGGCGGCCGCGTCTACCTGGGAATCCTGCTGTCGACCTCGATCGCGTTTTTCATGCTTGCGATCGCCTGGACCTACACCCTGGCTGGCACACTGGATTTCACGGTCGGCGGGATTCTGGCCGGTCCCGTGGCCGACGAAAAGATCTCCACCGTGGGCCTCGGTATTTTGCTGGCTCTGTTTGCATTCGGAATCGGCAAAGCCGCTTTGATGCCGTTTCACCGCTGGCTGCCCGCCGCGATGGTCGCACCGACTCCCGTCAGCGCTTTGTTGCACGCGGTCGCGGTGGTGAAGGTCGGCGTCTTCTCGGTTTTAAAAGTGGTCGTCTATGTCTTCGGCTTGGATCTGCTCACCGGTTCCGGTGTGAACCTTTGGCTGGCTTACGTCGCTGGGTTCTCGCTGGTCGTCGCGTCCTTGGTCGCGATGACGAAGGACAACCTGAAGGCACGGCTGGCCTATTCGACCATCGGCCAGCTTGCCTACATCACGCTCGGTGCCTTCCTGGCAACGCCCAGCAGCATCATCGGTGGCGGAATGCACATCGCCATGCACGCGGTCGGCAAAATCACGTTGTTCTTCTGTGCCGGTGCGATCTATGTCGGCGCCCACAAGAAAAACATCAGTGACATGCGAGGCCTTGGCCGCCAGATGCCATTCACGTTTGGTGCGTTTCTACTGGCCTCGATCAGCATCATTGGGTTGCCGCCCGGCGGTGGTGCCTGGAGCAAATGGTTCCTGGCCGTGGGCACCGTGGAAACTCATCAGTACTTGCTGACCGCTGCCCTGATGTTCAGCTCGCTGCTCAACATCGCCTACTTGATTCCGATTCCGATGCTCGCGTTCATGGGCAAACCCAAAGCGGAAGACGCGACCGGTCATGACTCAGACGATCATGACAGTGACCATCACGCACCCACCGTTGGCATTCACGAAGCCCCGATGATGTGCGTCGTCCCGCTGTGCATCACCGCGATCGGCAGCGTCGCTCTGTTCTTCGCCGCCGACTGGATTTACGAAGCCTTGTTGCCGATCACGCAGACGCCGAACTCATGA
- a CDS encoding Na(+)/H(+) antiporter subunit D, translated as MSFLSALPPGWPMIVGGLFLWLLPKRAQAAGALSLAILSALLFWFTPVLAAGETAKTFTMLGADLHPIRVDSLSRPFGLVFHIAAIVSAIYALHVRDTRQHIAGMVYAGAAIGACCAGDLMTLFVFWELTAISSVFLVWASDTPAAYRAGMRYLIIQVGSGVLLLTGAVIQYVETGSLKFELFVSEGQTLFGDSSISPAAWCILLAFAIKCAFPLLHNWLQDSYPKATVTGTVFLSAFTTKLAIYSLARGFAGFDPLITIGCVMTLFPIIFAVIENDLRRVLAYSLNNQLGFMVVGVGIGTELAINGTVAHAFCHIIYKSLLFMSVGAVLFRVGTAKATELGGLHKSMPWTTAFCMIGAGAISGFPLLSGFVSKSMIISAAGEEHMFGVWIVLLIASAGVMEHSGIKIPFFAFFAHDSGKRVKEAPWNMLLAMSIAAFACIALGIAYPLLYRLLPFDVDYHPYTITHVVTQLQLLLFAALAFVALMKSGLYPAEQRAVNLDTDWFYRRLIPKATRGGQVAIELVDQTFRHDFLLTLRSGLRIVQRSFNVNGLIGRTWSTSTMAFWAATLLAISLVLYYI; from the coding sequence ATGAGTTTCTTATCTGCTTTGCCACCGGGATGGCCGATGATTGTCGGTGGTCTGTTCCTCTGGTTGCTGCCTAAACGAGCGCAAGCCGCCGGTGCACTCAGCCTGGCGATTCTCAGCGCCTTGCTGTTCTGGTTCACACCGGTTCTGGCCGCTGGTGAAACGGCGAAAACCTTCACAATGCTCGGTGCTGACCTGCACCCCATTCGCGTCGATTCACTCAGTCGTCCGTTTGGGCTGGTGTTCCACATCGCCGCCATCGTGTCCGCGATTTATGCGTTGCACGTTCGCGACACGCGTCAACACATCGCTGGCATGGTCTACGCTGGCGCCGCCATCGGAGCCTGCTGTGCCGGTGACTTGATGACCCTGTTCGTGTTCTGGGAACTCACCGCCATCAGCAGTGTGTTTCTGGTTTGGGCATCGGACACTCCCGCCGCCTATCGCGCGGGGATGCGTTACCTGATCATTCAAGTCGGTTCAGGGGTGCTGCTGTTGACCGGAGCGGTCATCCAATACGTCGAAACCGGCTCGTTGAAGTTTGAATTGTTCGTCAGCGAAGGACAAACGCTGTTCGGCGACAGTTCGATCTCACCCGCGGCATGGTGCATCCTGTTGGCGTTTGCGATCAAGTGTGCCTTCCCGCTGCTGCACAACTGGCTGCAAGATTCTTACCCCAAAGCGACCGTGACCGGCACGGTTTTCCTCAGTGCATTCACGACGAAACTGGCGATCTATTCGCTGGCCCGTGGCTTCGCTGGTTTTGATCCGTTGATCACGATCGGCTGCGTGATGACGTTGTTCCCGATCATTTTCGCGGTCATTGAAAACGACTTGCGGCGAGTCCTCGCGTATTCCCTCAACAACCAACTGGGCTTCATGGTCGTGGGGGTGGGCATCGGAACCGAGCTCGCCATCAACGGAACGGTGGCCCATGCGTTCTGTCACATCATCTACAAATCGTTGCTGTTCATGTCCGTCGGTGCGGTGCTGTTTCGCGTCGGCACCGCCAAAGCAACTGAACTGGGCGGACTGCATAAATCCATGCCGTGGACGACCGCGTTCTGCATGATCGGTGCGGGTGCCATCTCCGGGTTCCCGTTGCTCAGCGGTTTCGTCAGCAAATCCATGATCATTTCCGCTGCCGGCGAAGAACACATGTTCGGCGTGTGGATTGTGTTGCTGATCGCCTCCGCCGGTGTGATGGAACACTCAGGCATCAAAATCCCGTTTTTCGCGTTCTTTGCCCACGACAGTGGCAAACGCGTCAAAGAAGCCCCGTGGAACATGCTGCTGGCGATGAGCATCGCCGCCTTCGCCTGCATCGCACTGGGCATCGCTTACCCATTGCTGTACCGGTTGCTGCCCTTTGATGTGGATTACCACCCGTACACGATCACCCACGTGGTCACTCAGCTACAACTGCTACTCTTCGCTGCACTGGCATTTGTCGCCCTGATGAAATCGGGTCTGTACCCGGCGGAGCAACGCGCTGTGAACCTGGATACCGATTGGTTCTACCGACGCTTGATCCCCAAAGCCACTCGCGGTGGGCAAGTGGCAATCGAATTGGTCGACCAAACGTTCCGACACGACTTTTTGCTAACGCTGCGAAGCGGCCTGCGAATCGTGCAGCGGTCGTTCAACGTCAATGGTTTGATCGGCCGAACGTGGTCGACCAGCACAATGGCGTTCTGGGCGGCAACGCTGTTGGCGATCAGCTTGGTGCTTTACTACATCTGA
- a CDS encoding nucleoside hydrolase yields MIVFLIAAVAINGLALRAESDSATTAKPLPVIFDTDITGDCDDVLALAMLHALQDRGECELKAVTISKVNPLAAPFVDAINTFYGRGDLPIGATREAQRRESRYLKLCKTRDGDRFRYPHDLLSSDDAPTAVEVLRRTLAQSDDASVVIIQVGLATNLADLLDSKGDEISPLNGAELLRKKCKLISVMAGCFGPTLGKPRHDEANVVNGIDAMQRFADRSPEEVPVVWSDYRIGIAAAYPRESIARDFSYVPHHPVREAYLLHSGPNHDRPTWDLTSVLHAVRPDGHYFGLSQPGRVIVDDKGFTEFHPDAKGRDQLLKMSPEQAIRVIEVQRALSSQPPRDFSDH; encoded by the coding sequence ATGATTGTGTTTTTGATCGCGGCGGTCGCGATCAATGGTTTGGCTCTCCGCGCGGAATCCGATTCCGCGACGACCGCAAAACCGTTGCCGGTGATCTTTGACACCGACATCACCGGTGATTGCGACGATGTGCTGGCGCTCGCGATGTTGCATGCGTTGCAAGATCGCGGTGAGTGCGAACTGAAAGCGGTGACGATCTCCAAGGTCAATCCGCTGGCCGCCCCGTTCGTCGACGCGATCAACACGTTCTATGGTCGCGGTGATCTTCCCATCGGAGCAACGCGTGAAGCTCAGCGTCGCGAAAGTCGCTATCTGAAATTGTGCAAGACTCGCGATGGCGATCGATTCCGATACCCACACGATTTGCTCAGTAGCGATGACGCGCCCACGGCGGTCGAGGTGCTGCGGCGGACGTTGGCACAGTCGGACGATGCCAGTGTGGTGATCATTCAAGTCGGACTGGCAACGAACTTGGCGGATCTGTTGGATTCCAAAGGTGACGAGATCAGTCCGCTGAATGGTGCGGAGTTGCTTCGCAAAAAGTGCAAGCTGATTTCAGTGATGGCAGGATGTTTCGGACCCACGCTGGGCAAACCGCGGCACGATGAAGCCAACGTGGTCAATGGAATCGACGCGATGCAGCGGTTCGCGGATCGATCGCCCGAGGAGGTGCCGGTGGTGTGGAGCGATTACCGGATCGGGATCGCCGCGGCCTACCCGCGTGAAAGCATCGCTCGCGATTTTTCCTACGTGCCGCACCATCCGGTTCGCGAAGCCTATTTGTTGCACAGCGGCCCCAACCACGATCGGCCCACCTGGGATTTGACCAGTGTGCTGCATGCGGTGCGGCCGGACGGTCACTACTTTGGGCTGTCTCAGCCTGGCCGCGTGATCGTGGATGACAAGGGCTTCACCGAATTCCACCCGGACGCAAAGGGGCGAGATCAATTGTTGAAAATGAGTCCCGAGCAGGCAATTCGCGTGATCGAAGTTCAGCGGGCTCTTTCAAGCCAGCCGCCTCGCGATTTCAGCGACCACTGA